One genomic window of Camelina sativa cultivar DH55 chromosome 5, Cs, whole genome shotgun sequence includes the following:
- the LOC104787201 gene encoding dynamin-2B, with protein sequence MEAIDELSQLSDSMRQAASLLADEDPDETSSSRRPATNLNVVALGNVGAGKSAVLNSLIGHPVLPTGENGATRAPIIIDLSREESLSSKAIILQIDNKNQQVSASALRHSLQDRLSKGASGRGRDEIYLKLRTSTAPPLKLIDLPGLDQRIVDDSMIGEHAQHNDAILLVVVPASQASEISSSRALKTAKEYDPESTRTVGIISKIDQAAENPKSLAAVQALLSNQGPPKTTDIPWVALIGQSVSIASAQSGGSENSLETAWRAESESLKSILTGAPQSKLGRIALVDTLASQIRSRMKLRLPNILTGLQGKSQIVQDELARLGEQLVSSAEGTRAIALELCREFEDKFLLHLAGGEGSGWKVVASFEGNFPNRIKQLPLDRHFDLNNVKRIVLEADGYQPYLISPEKGLRSLIKTVLELAKDPARLCVDEVHRVLVDIVSASANATPGLGRYPPFKREVVAIASAALDGFKSEAKKMVVALVDMERAFVPPQHFIRLVQRRMERQRREDELKGRSSKKGQDAEQSLLNRATSPQPDGPSTGGSLKSLRDKLMPQDKDKDKDKETPEVSGLKTAGPEGEITAGYLMKKSAKTNGWGRRWFVLNEKTGKLGYTKKQEERNFRGTVTLEECSIEEISDDEGEKSKSSKDKKSNGPDSKGPGLVFKITCRVPYKTVLKAHNALILKAESMVDKNEWINKLQKVIQARGGQVAGASMRQSLSEGSLDKMVRKPVDPEEELRWMSQEVRGYVEAVLNSLAANVPKAVVLCQVEKSKEDMLNQLYSSISAIGNERIESLIQEDQNIKRRRDRYQKQSSLLSKLTRQLSIHDNRAAAASSWSDNSGTESSPRTNGGASGEDWMNAFNAAASGPDSLKRYGSGGHSRRYSDPAQNGEDSSGSGGSSRRTTPNRLPPAPPQSGSSYRY encoded by the exons ATGGAGGCGATCGATGAGTTGTCTCAGCTTTCGGATTCGATGAGACAAGCGGCGTCGCTGCTCGCTGACGAAGATCCCGATGAGACCTCTTCTTCTAGACGGCCGGCTACTAATCTCAACGTCGTTGCCCTAGGGAATGTG GGAGCTGGAAAGTCTGCAGTTCTGAATAGCTTAATTGGGCATCCAGTTCTG CCGACGGGTGAGAATGGTGCTACGCGGGCTCCTATAATCATTGACTTGAGTAGGGAAGAATCACTGAGCAGCAAGGCAATAATCTTAcaaattgacaataaaaatcaacaagttTCTGCAA GTGCCCTAAGACATTCTCTACAAGATAGGCTTAGCAAAGGCGCCTCAGGAAGGGGTCGTGATGAAATATACCTAAAACTTCGTACCAGCACAG CTCCACCCCTGAAATTGATTGATTTGCCTGGACTGGACCAGCGAATTGTAGACGATTCTATG ATTGGTGAACATGCACAGCACAACGATGCCATATTACTGGTTGTTGTGCCTGCTAGCCAGGCATCCGAAATTTCGTCATCTCGAGCCCTGAAGACCGCAAAGGAGTATGATCCAGAGA GTACTCGGACAGTAGGAATTATCAGCAAAATTGATCAGGCAGCAGAGAACCCAAAATCCCTTGCAGCAGTTCAGGCTCTCCTTTCAAATCAAGGACCTCCGAAAACAACTGATATTCCATGGGTTGCACTTATTGGCCAATCTGTCTCAATTGCATCAGCACAGTCTGGAGGCAGTGAGAACTCTTTGGAAACTGCTTGGCGTGCTGAGAGTGAAAGTCTTAAATCTATTTTGACTGGTGCTCCTCAAAGCAAACTTGGCAGAATTGCCCTGGTGGATACTCTTGCTAGCCAGATTCGTAGCAGAATGAAGCTAAGGCTTCCAAATATCTTAACTGG ACTCCAGGGTAAGTCTCAAATAGTGCAGGACGAATTAGCAAGGCTTGGTGAACAACTGGTTAGCAGTGCTGAAGGCACAAGGGCAATAGCTTTGGAGCTTTGTCGAGAGTTTGAGGAcaagtttcttcttcacttggCTGGTGGTGAA GGAAGTGGTTGGAAAGTTGTTGCAAGTTTTGAAGGCAATTTCCCCAACCGTATCAAGCAGCTTCCATTGGATAGACATTTTGACTTGAACAATGTCAAAAGG ATCGTGTTAGAGGCAGATGGTTATCAACCTTATCTTATATCTCCAGAAAAAGGGTTGAGATCGTTAATAAAGACTGTTCTTGAGTTGGCTAAAGACCCAGCACGACTATGTGTTGATGAG GTTCACCGAGTGCTTGTTGACATAGTTTCAGCTTCCGCGAATGCCACACCTGGTCTTGGAAGATATCCTCCTTTTAAGAGAGAG GTTGTAGCTATAGCAAGTGCCGCACTTGATGGATTCAAGAGTGAAGCTAAGAAGATGGTAGTTGCACTAGTTGATATGGAGCGTGCGTTTGTACCTCCTCAGCACTTCATCCGCCTCGTACAAAGAAG AATGGAAAGGCAACGTCGTGAGGATGAGCTAAAAGGTCGTTCCTCTAAAAAGGGACAAGATGCAGAGCAGTCGCTCTTAAACAGG GCAACTAGTCCTCAGCCTGATGGCCCATCAACTGGTGGTAGCTTAAAATCATTAAGAGACAAATTAATGCCGCaagataaagataaagataaagataaagaGACTCCGGAGGTGTCTGGTCTGAAGACTGCTGGACCTGAGGGGGAGATAACAGCAG GGTACTTAATGAAGAAAAGTGCAAAGACAAATGGATGGGGTAGGCGATGGTTTGTTCTGAATGAAAAAACTGGAAAG CTTGGTTATACGAAAAAGCAAGAAGAACGAAACTTCCGCGGCACTGTAACTTTGGAG GAATGCAGTATCGAAGAAATTTCtgatgatgaaggagaaaaaTCAAAGAGCTCCAAAGATAAGAAATCAAATGGACCTGATTCAAAAGGACCAGGCCTTGTATTTAAGATAACCTGCCGGGTTCCATATAAGACTGTACTTAAAG CTCACAATGCGCTGATTCTCAAGGCTGAGAGCATGGTTGATAAGAATGAATGGATTAATAAGCTGCAAAAGGTTATCCAGGCCCGAGGAGGCCAAGTGGCTGGCGCTTCCATGAGACAAAGTCTTTCAGAAGGTTCACTT GATAAGATGGTTAGGAAACCGGTTGACCCGGAAGAGGAATTGCGGTGGATGTCCCAAGAAGTACGTGGTTACGTTGAAGCTGTTCTCAACAGTCTAGCTGCCAATGTTCCAAAG GCTGTTGTTCTTTGTCAAGTAGAGAAATCAAAGGAAGACATGCTGAATCAGCTTTACAGTTCAATCAG CGCAATTGGTAATGAGAGGATTGAATCATTGATTCAAGAGGATCAGAATATTAAAAGACGAAGAGACCGTTACCAGAAGCAGTCCTCTCTTCTTTCAAAGCTCACAAGACAGCTTAGCATTCACGATAACAGAGCAGCTGCTGCTTCAAGCTGGTCTGACAATAGTGGCACGG aaagcAGCCCGAGAACCAATGGCGGGGCTTCAGGAGAGGACTGGATGAATGCGTTTAACGCAGCTGCTAGTGGACCTGACTCATTGAAAAGATATGGATCTGGCGGCCATAGCCGTCGTTACAGTGATCCAGCACAGAACGGTGAGGATTCTTCTGGATCTGGTGGCAGCTCCCGTCGCACCACGCCAAACAGGCTCCCACCAGCACCGCCACAGTCTGGATCATCTTACAGGTATTAG
- the LOC104787202 gene encoding uncharacterized protein LOC104787202: MRSLEDLSPIETLNIEENGLVLVSRVKLCLTIHPVVPSVSKPIDEWQLKRSLIDYLKSSVVPSVTVAEEDIVVRRHKDLKKRKREEPVAHGSLFIRDLGFLDGKKRKKEIDGERDVKELERKFLDWRKSLVEKMNGIELNLEGVKYKLSVVLPISDDFERLKKDWEEFYAFGHQREARREADTIVLRGVPSRWFAEPRVSSKPSMLVTHTIFSSFGKIRNLNVAEDDDLGKDGDEDSGDLVSGLHCKIVVQFEKYNDFVNAMKAFCGRSMEKEGTRLKADYELTWDKVGFFRDLRRALDHRDGGHKNESFGYNQDDLRRKRFRE, from the exons ATGCGATCGTTAGAAGACTTATCACCGATAGAAACCCTAAATATTGAAGAGAACGGCCTCGTTCTCGTCTCACGCGTTAAGCTCTGTCTCACAATCCACCCAGTTGTCCCTTCCGTATCTAAACCCATCGACGAATGGCAACTCAAGCGATCCTTGATAGATTACCTCAAAAGCTCCGTCGTACCGTCGGTGACAGTTGCGGAGGAAGATATCGTGGTACGCCGTCACAAGGACTTGAAGAAACGCAAGCGTGAGGAGCCAGTAGCTCATGGATCGTTGTTTATCcgcgatttagggtttcttgatgggaagaagaggaagaaagagattgatggagagagagatgtgaaGGAATTGGAGAGGAAGTTTCTTGACTGGAGGAAGAGTTTGGTGGAGAAGATGAATGGTATTGAGCTTAATTTGGAAGGAGTTAAGTATAAGCTTAGTGTGGTGCTTCCGATTTCAGATGATTTCGAGAGGTTGAAGAAGGATTGGGAGGAGTTTTACGCTTTTG GGCATCAAAGGGAGGCAAGGAGAGAGGCTGATACGATAGTACTCAGAGGTGTGCCATCAAGATGGTTTGCTGAGCCAAGAGTATCATCAAAGCCTTCTATGTTGGTTACACATACAATCTTCTCTAGCTTTGGGAAAATTAG GAATCTTAATGTTGCTGAGGACGATGATCTAGGTAAGGACGGAGATGAAGACAGTGGAGACCTTGTATCAGGTCTACATTGTAAGATTGTGGTTCAGTTCGAGAAGTACAATGACTTTGTGAATGCCATGAAGGCTTTCTGTGGTCGCTCAATGGAAAAG GAAGGTACTCGGCTAAAGGCAGACTATGAACTAACATGGGACAAGGTTGGATTCTTCCGGGACTTGAGGAGGGCGTTGGATCACAGAGATGGCGGACACAAAAACGAGTCGTTCGGATACAATCAGGATGATTTACGCCGGAAAAGATTCAGG GAGTAA